A stretch of the Proteus sp. ZN5 genome encodes the following:
- a CDS encoding extracellular solute-binding protein, translated as MATIKDIAKLAGVSHGTVSNVLNKRGNVSVEKIEAVYQAAKKMGYQLNTQAQLLRTNKSHKIAILLPQLVSEKYAVFFNSLRQSIAHFPEVTYDLFLTDDLETTELEALQKIAAGGYKQVITVSCLKDANIYFDTLKLPPSQVAFVYREPLNTQRYFTLDFAQAAEAICQQIAKTTGKLVGIFMGSSDYLNNQNFANELQNRLLKQAPNKKNVVLCASDEESYKIAFDFFSMEQIPDIFIAQDIEKAGYLTQASYFGSHNDCPPIFALSDNIPPVLKGLYYFPMNYAQLGLEVMEALMQEEDESEITEKNVTCVRNQSDHLYTLTPAVVSEDKADISLNLLILPSPSTSALKKLLPHFYRQTGIKVNLAIHPYDEVYQILSQLHLHPYYDLLRIDMACFPWFAERILQPLDKIGNGLTDLLNNFSLPTQQKFSLVNNVAYAMPFDASAQLLFYRKDLFEDPILKRMYYEKTGNELTVPTTFEEYDNVTQFFTEQHEEGQLSRPMGASTTLGSAGLIATEYLLRYYAKGGCLIGSHNIPRLEMPLAGEILEEYLKQLSITENIHNKWWSESVRQFEQGHLAMLIAYMNLFNDVAHSNILPKTGFAPVPGSIPQLGGGVLGVSRYSQKSQYAEQFYRWLYSPMVMDHLILLGGNSNHQNFSHNQEISHRYPWMTLAYQEINKGIRESSVPNGKLFNLRQAEIIIGQGITNVVNNIMTIDETIEYINQRLLIDTQGER; from the coding sequence GGGAATGTGAGCGTTGAGAAAATTGAAGCTGTGTATCAAGCTGCCAAAAAAATGGGCTATCAATTAAATACGCAGGCTCAACTGTTAAGAACCAATAAAAGCCATAAAATTGCCATACTTCTACCTCAATTAGTTTCTGAAAAATACGCCGTTTTCTTTAATTCCTTAAGACAGTCTATTGCTCATTTTCCTGAGGTTACTTACGATCTTTTTTTAACCGATGATCTTGAAACCACCGAATTAGAGGCATTACAGAAAATTGCAGCGGGTGGCTATAAACAAGTGATCACCGTTAGCTGTCTTAAAGATGCAAATATCTATTTTGACACGTTAAAATTACCGCCTTCTCAAGTTGCATTTGTTTATCGTGAACCATTAAATACTCAACGATATTTCACTCTCGATTTTGCTCAAGCCGCAGAAGCTATTTGCCAACAGATTGCAAAAACCACAGGTAAATTAGTGGGCATTTTTATGGGGAGTAGCGACTATTTAAATAATCAAAACTTTGCTAATGAATTACAAAATCGACTTTTAAAGCAGGCACCCAATAAAAAAAATGTGGTGCTTTGTGCGTCAGATGAAGAGAGTTATAAAATTGCGTTTGATTTCTTTTCTATGGAGCAAATCCCAGACATATTTATTGCTCAAGATATAGAGAAAGCAGGTTATTTAACACAAGCCAGTTATTTCGGTAGCCATAATGATTGCCCTCCTATTTTTGCATTGAGCGACAATATTCCACCTGTATTAAAAGGGTTGTATTACTTTCCAATGAATTACGCTCAACTTGGATTAGAAGTCATGGAGGCATTAATGCAAGAAGAGGATGAAAGTGAAATAACTGAAAAGAATGTGACTTGTGTGCGTAATCAAAGCGATCATCTTTATACATTAACGCCGGCAGTTGTCAGTGAGGATAAAGCGGATATCAGTCTTAATTTACTGATTTTACCTAGCCCTTCAACCAGTGCATTAAAAAAACTACTACCTCATTTTTATCGCCAAACAGGCATTAAAGTTAATTTAGCAATACATCCATACGATGAAGTTTATCAAATATTAAGTCAGCTACATTTACATCCATATTATGATTTATTACGTATTGATATGGCTTGTTTTCCTTGGTTTGCGGAACGAATATTACAGCCATTAGATAAAATCGGTAACGGATTAACAGATTTATTAAATAATTTTTCACTGCCTACTCAGCAGAAATTTAGTTTAGTGAATAATGTTGCTTATGCCATGCCTTTTGATGCCAGTGCGCAACTCCTATTTTATCGAAAAGATTTGTTTGAAGATCCTATTCTAAAAAGAATGTATTACGAAAAAACAGGTAATGAGTTAACCGTACCGACAACATTTGAAGAATACGATAATGTGACGCAGTTTTTTACTGAACAACATGAGGAAGGGCAATTAAGTCGCCCAATGGGAGCTTCAACAACATTGGGTAGTGCAGGGCTGATCGCAACAGAGTATCTATTACGTTATTACGCAAAAGGTGGATGTTTAATAGGAAGTCATAATATTCCTAGACTAGAAATGCCTTTAGCTGGTGAAATATTAGAAGAATATTTAAAACAGTTGTCGATCACTGAGAATATTCATAATAAGTGGTGGAGTGAGTCGGTTAGACAATTTGAGCAAGGGCATCTTGCTATGCTTATCGCTTATATGAATTTATTTAACGATGTTGCTCATAGCAATATTTTACCTAAAACAGGTTTTGCACCTGTACCGGGAAGTATTCCGCAATTAGGTGGTGGCGTATTAGGGGTTTCACGTTATAGCCAAAAATCACAATATGCAGAGCAATTTTATCGTTGGCTTTATTCTCCAATGGTTATGGATCACCTTATTTTATTAGGTGGAAACAGTAATCATCAAAATTTCAGCCATAACCAAGAAATTAGCCATCGTTATCCGTGGATGACATTGGCTTATCAAGAAATTAATAAGGGAATACGGGAATCATCAGTACCAAATGGCAAATTATTTAATTTACGCCAAGCCGAAATTATTATCGGACAAGGTATTACTAATGTTGTTAATAATATTATGACGATAGATGAGACTATCGAATATATAAATCAACGTTTGTTAATAGATACTCAAGGTGAGCGGTAG
- the ytfE gene encoding iron-sulfur cluster repair protein YtfE, translated as MNLRDQPLGQLALSISGASAIFRQYNLDFCCGGKRTLSKSAEKAGLNIDEIESKLIALSEQPLEKDWRQAPLSEIIDFIIVRYHDKHRAQLPELILQAEKVERVHEAKPTVPKGLSRQLTLLLDELTSHMMKEERILFPMIKNGLGSQAGAPISVMEHEHDDAGEIVEVIKFITKNVTPPPEACTTWRVLYNGINEFIDDLMNHISLENNLLFPRALAGE; from the coding sequence ATGAACTTACGAGATCAACCACTAGGCCAACTGGCCCTATCTATTTCTGGCGCCAGCGCCATATTCCGTCAATATAACCTCGACTTTTGCTGCGGTGGAAAAAGAACATTAAGCAAATCTGCAGAGAAAGCAGGTCTCAATATTGATGAAATTGAAAGTAAATTAATTGCCCTTTCAGAACAGCCATTAGAAAAAGATTGGCGACAAGCTCCATTGAGTGAAATTATTGATTTTATTATTGTTCGTTATCATGACAAACACAGAGCACAATTACCGGAGCTTATTCTACAAGCAGAAAAAGTAGAGCGGGTTCATGAAGCAAAACCGACTGTTCCTAAAGGGCTATCTCGTCAATTAACGCTATTATTAGATGAGCTGACAAGCCATATGATGAAAGAAGAACGTATTCTTTTTCCTATGATAAAAAATGGATTAGGAAGCCAAGCCGGAGCACCCATTAGTGTTATGGAACACGAACATGATGATGCGGGTGAAATTGTTGAAGTGATTAAATTTATTACCAAAAACGTCACACCACCACCTGAAGCCTGCACCACATGGCGAGTACTTTATAATGGTATTAATGAGTTTATCGATGATTTAATGAATCATATTAGCTTAGAGAACAACTTATTATTTCCAAGAGCATTGGCGGGTGAGTAA
- the norW gene encoding NADH:flavorubredoxin reductase NorW: MSTDLLNSGIVIIGAGFAARQLVKNIRKFNADIPITLIASDSIDEYNKPDLSHVISQAQNANDLTKQTAEDFAQQYQLAIYPYTQIVDINTDEKCIQSNQGEQWYYDKLVLATGAKTYCPAISGHELMFTLNSQQEYRTYETQIHQAKRVLILGAGLIGTELAMDFSRAGKEVILADISGQLLSSLIPSDLSGRLQSSLTEIGVRLMLKSPLQSLTQTDNGILATFNQHHQLTVDCVIAATGLTPNIELAHLAGLHTDRGIIVNEYLQSSNRDIYALGDCAQINGNLLPFLQPIQLSAMHLAKSLVGENNAPLHLPPMIIRVKTPLMPLHLAGETARNDLTWNINTTQSGVIAKGFDDNDVLRAFVVTEEQVKEAFALLRALSA; the protein is encoded by the coding sequence ATGAGTACAGACCTTCTCAATAGTGGGATTGTTATTATTGGTGCGGGGTTTGCCGCACGCCAATTAGTTAAAAACATTCGCAAATTTAATGCAGATATTCCCATTACCCTCATTGCCTCAGACAGCATTGATGAATATAACAAACCGGATTTAAGCCATGTTATTAGTCAGGCTCAAAATGCGAATGATCTAACAAAACAAACAGCTGAAGACTTTGCACAACAATATCAACTAGCCATTTATCCTTATACGCAAATCGTTGATATTAATACAGATGAAAAATGTATTCAGAGTAATCAAGGTGAGCAATGGTATTACGATAAATTGGTATTAGCGACTGGAGCCAAAACTTATTGTCCTGCTATTTCAGGCCATGAGTTAATGTTTACGCTTAATAGCCAACAAGAGTACCGAACTTATGAAACACAAATTCACCAAGCTAAGCGCGTATTAATTTTAGGTGCGGGTTTAATTGGCACTGAATTAGCGATGGATTTTAGTCGAGCAGGTAAAGAGGTGATCCTCGCTGATATTTCAGGGCAATTATTATCATCTCTGATCCCATCCGATCTTAGTGGCCGTTTGCAATCAAGCCTTACTGAAATTGGTGTGCGATTAATGCTGAAATCACCATTACAGTCATTAACACAAACCGATAACGGTATTTTAGCGACATTTAACCAGCATCATCAATTAACCGTTGATTGTGTTATTGCCGCCACAGGACTCACGCCGAATATAGAGCTTGCTCATCTTGCAGGCTTACATACTGATCGTGGGATTATTGTGAATGAATATCTGCAAAGCAGTAATCGCGATATTTATGCCTTAGGCGATTGTGCACAAATTAACGGTAACTTATTGCCATTCTTACAACCAATACAATTAAGTGCGATGCATTTAGCAAAATCACTTGTGGGTGAAAATAATGCACCTCTTCATTTACCACCGATGATTATTCGGGTGAAAACACCGTTAATGCCTCTACATCTTGCCGGTGAAACTGCTCGTAATGACTTAACGTGGAATATTAATACAACACAGTCGGGTGTTATCGCCAAAGGCTTTGATGATAACGACGTATTACGCGCCTTTGTGGTAACAGAAGAGCAAGTAAAAGAAGCGTTTGCTTTATTAAGAGCACTGTCCGCTTAA
- the norV gene encoding anaerobic nitric oxide reductase flavorubredoxin, which produces MAIHVKNNVNWVGQRDWEVRDFHGTEYKTLLGSSYNSYLICEEKNVLIDTVDHKFSREFVQNLRAQINLEEIDYIIINHAEEDHAGALTELMSFIPNTPIYCTANAIDSINGHHHHPEWNFNIVKTGDSLDIGNGKQLIFVETPMLHWPDSMMTYLTGDAILFSNDAFGQHYCDERLFNDEVDQTELFEQCQRYYANILTPFSRLVTPKINEILGFNLPVDMIATSHGVVWRDNPTQIVELYLKWAADYQEDRITIFYDTMSNNTRMMADAIAQGINEIDPNVFVKSYNVAKSDKNDIITSAFRSKGVLVGSSTMNNVMMPKIAAMLEEMTGLRFRNKKAAAFGSYGWNGGAVDRIQTRLMDAGFETALALKTKWRPDMQAQEICREYGREIARQWALAPLPTTQSCCATSSQSEVATSVEAVDLGPRMQCSVCQWIYDPVIGEPMQNVQPNTPWSEVPDSFLCPECSLGKDVFDALAKEAK; this is translated from the coding sequence ATGGCTATTCATGTTAAAAATAATGTTAATTGGGTTGGACAACGTGACTGGGAAGTTCGTGATTTTCATGGCACTGAATATAAAACATTATTAGGAAGTAGCTATAACAGCTACCTAATATGTGAAGAAAAGAATGTCCTTATTGATACAGTTGACCATAAATTTAGTCGCGAATTTGTACAAAATTTACGAGCTCAAATTAATCTGGAAGAGATTGATTACATTATTATTAATCATGCAGAAGAAGATCATGCTGGCGCACTTACGGAACTGATGTCTTTTATTCCTAATACTCCAATTTACTGCACAGCAAATGCAATTGATTCAATCAATGGTCACCACCATCATCCTGAATGGAATTTTAATATTGTTAAAACAGGCGATAGCCTTGATATTGGTAATGGCAAGCAACTGATTTTTGTTGAAACACCAATGCTACACTGGCCTGACAGCATGATGACCTATTTAACGGGTGATGCGATTTTATTTAGTAACGATGCTTTTGGTCAACACTATTGTGATGAACGTTTATTTAACGATGAAGTTGACCAAACAGAATTATTCGAGCAGTGCCAACGCTATTACGCCAATATTTTGACGCCATTTAGCCGCCTTGTAACACCCAAAATTAATGAAATTTTAGGTTTTAATTTACCTGTCGATATGATTGCTACTTCTCACGGCGTAGTATGGCGTGATAATCCAACACAAATCGTTGAATTATATCTAAAATGGGCAGCAGACTATCAAGAAGATCGCATCACTATTTTCTATGACACCATGTCTAACAATACCCGTATGATGGCAGATGCCATTGCACAAGGTATCAATGAAATTGATCCTAACGTGTTTGTAAAAAGCTATAACGTTGCCAAAAGTGATAAAAATGACATTATTACCAGTGCATTTCGTTCTAAGGGCGTGCTTGTTGGTTCATCAACGATGAATAATGTCATGATGCCAAAAATTGCCGCTATGCTTGAAGAGATGACGGGCTTACGTTTTCGTAATAAAAAAGCCGCTGCTTTTGGGAGTTATGGTTGGAATGGTGGTGCCGTTGACCGCATTCAAACCCGCTTGATGGATGCTGGATTTGAAACCGCACTCGCGCTAAAAACCAAATGGCGCCCAGACATGCAAGCACAAGAGATTTGTCGTGAGTATGGCCGTGAAATTGCACGTCAATGGGCTTTAGCGCCACTTCCTACAACTCAGTCTTGTTGTGCAACCTCCTCACAATCTGAAGTTGCCACAAGTGTTGAAGCTGTCGATTTAGGTCCACGTATGCAATGTAGTGTGTGCCAATGGATTTACGATCCGGTAATAGGTGAACCAATGCAAAATGTTCAACCTAATACACCATGGAGCGAAGTACCTGATAGCTTCTTATGTCCTGAATGCTCATTAGGAAAAGATGTCTTTGATGCGCTTGCAAAGGAGGCAAAATGA
- the norR gene encoding nitric oxide reductase transcriptional regulator NorR, whose amino-acid sequence MGFSVDVLAKIAIELQKDVGHQDRFQRLVTTLRQVLNCDAAALLRYEPHQFIPLAIDGLVPDVLGRRFLLEGHPRLETIARAGDVVRFPADSDLPDPYDGLIPDREHLKVHACVGLPLFAGQDLIGTLTLDGMDPHQFDTFSDEELRLIAALTSGALNNALLIEQLENQNMLFTPTNTFKPTVKTEIIGLSPSMMQLKKEIEIVAPADMNILVSGETGTGKELVVKAIHEMSNRADNPLVYLNCAALPESVAESELFGHVKGAFTGAISHRSGKFEMADNGTLFLDEIGELSLSLQAKLLRVLQYGDIQRIGDDRNLRVNVRVLAATNRDLWEEVLAGNFRADLFHRLSIFPLHVPPLRERDEDILLLVGYFCEQYRQRFNLTQVIISPELRLYLLHYSWPGNVRELEHTIHRAIVLARAGNKTDSLILQVSHFAFGAENPVYSASQTLPSEEKNLKEATDEFQRDLIKQALLRNNQNWAATARELSLDPANLRRLTKRLGLKSS is encoded by the coding sequence ATGGGCTTTTCCGTTGATGTGTTGGCTAAAATTGCCATTGAATTACAAAAAGATGTAGGTCATCAAGATAGGTTTCAGCGACTGGTGACCACGCTTCGGCAAGTGCTAAATTGCGATGCAGCTGCGTTGCTTCGTTATGAGCCTCATCAATTTATTCCATTAGCCATAGATGGCCTTGTACCAGATGTTTTAGGCCGCCGATTTCTACTTGAAGGGCATCCTCGTCTTGAAACTATCGCGCGTGCAGGGGATGTAGTTCGCTTCCCTGCGGACAGTGATTTACCCGATCCTTATGATGGGCTTATCCCAGATAGAGAGCATTTAAAAGTTCATGCATGTGTGGGATTACCATTATTTGCGGGACAAGATTTAATTGGCACATTAACACTTGATGGAATGGATCCTCATCAGTTCGATACTTTTAGTGATGAAGAATTACGTTTAATTGCTGCATTAACCTCTGGTGCCTTAAATAATGCGTTATTGATTGAGCAACTCGAAAATCAAAACATGTTATTTACGCCAACCAATACGTTTAAGCCCACAGTAAAAACAGAAATTATTGGTTTATCGCCTTCGATGATGCAACTAAAAAAAGAGATAGAAATTGTTGCACCCGCAGATATGAATATTTTAGTGAGTGGCGAAACGGGAACGGGTAAAGAGCTGGTGGTCAAAGCCATTCATGAAATGTCTAATCGTGCAGATAATCCGTTAGTCTATTTAAATTGCGCGGCACTTCCTGAGAGTGTGGCAGAAAGTGAATTATTTGGGCATGTGAAAGGGGCTTTTACTGGCGCAATTAGTCACCGTAGTGGTAAGTTTGAAATGGCAGATAACGGAACTTTATTTCTTGATGAAATCGGGGAGTTATCATTATCACTCCAAGCTAAATTACTGCGTGTCTTACAATATGGTGATATTCAACGTATTGGTGATGATCGTAATTTACGCGTTAATGTGCGTGTATTAGCGGCAACAAATCGTGATTTATGGGAAGAAGTATTAGCGGGGAATTTTCGTGCCGATCTTTTCCATCGGTTAAGTATTTTTCCTTTGCATGTTCCGCCATTACGAGAAAGAGATGAAGATATTTTGCTATTAGTGGGTTATTTCTGCGAGCAATATCGTCAGCGTTTTAATCTTACTCAAGTGATTATTAGTCCTGAATTACGCCTTTATTTATTGCACTATTCTTGGCCGGGTAATGTGCGTGAATTAGAACATACCATTCACCGAGCAATTGTTTTAGCGAGAGCCGGAAATAAAACTGATAGCCTTATTTTACAAGTTAGTCATTTTGCTTTCGGGGCTGAAAATCCAGTTTACTCTGCTTCTCAAACATTACCTTCTGAAGAAAAGAATTTAAAAGAAGCAACGGATGAATTTCAGCGGGATTTAATTAAACAAGCATTGCTACGCAATAACCAAAATTGGGCGGCCACGGCGCGAGAATTATCACTCGATCCGGCTAACTTACGTCGTTTAACAAAACGCTTAGGATTAAAGTCGTCATAA
- the dmsD gene encoding Tat proofreading chaperone DmsD produces MSRLSYYAAAFNLLGICYLFPPDDDTNKTALNFFKTGDFAAQWPCKIESRLCERLIDSVSIETEQLKIQWQNLFVGPNALPAPPWGSVYLDPEGLLQGDSTLALSEFLKRERLKVNTPFPEPVDHIGLMLFQAAVLASENREEAVNELLSLHLTTWLPHYLNKLKMSGYSQFYSTLTELVTITVNAFRK; encoded by the coding sequence ATGAGCAGACTCTCTTATTATGCGGCTGCATTTAATTTATTGGGAATTTGTTATTTATTCCCACCTGATGATGACACCAATAAAACTGCACTCAACTTTTTTAAAACTGGGGATTTTGCAGCACAGTGGCCTTGTAAAATTGAAAGCCGTCTGTGTGAACGTTTAATTGATTCCGTTTCTATTGAGACAGAGCAATTAAAAATCCAATGGCAAAATCTTTTTGTTGGCCCTAATGCATTACCTGCCCCCCCTTGGGGTTCAGTCTATTTAGATCCTGAAGGTTTATTACAAGGGGATTCTACCCTTGCACTAAGTGAGTTTTTAAAACGGGAACGTTTAAAAGTAAACACGCCTTTTCCAGAGCCTGTTGATCATATCGGTTTGATGTTATTTCAAGCAGCGGTATTAGCATCGGAAAACAGAGAAGAAGCGGTTAATGAATTATTATCCCTTCATTTGACCACATGGCTACCTCATTATTTAAATAAATTAAAAATGAGTGGGTATAGCCAATTTTATAGCACATTAACAGAACTGGTAACCATCACGGTGAACGCATTCAGAAAATAG
- a CDS encoding DmsC/YnfH family molybdoenzyme membrane anchor subunit yields MNEWSLLIFTFMMNATIGLALTTGLFARRLSHYLNAESYYRFMLLALFVICGLAGLGSIASITHLGVPLNAPNAIRNVFSAWLSREVAVTAIFVGCLGLTFLWLWRTRKLSMLLLSTSILIGLFDIYCMASIYRHTSILTWMDPNTYVMFFGAMLTLGAAIFFLLIKVLQRIGSKLGIEIPQDSLPIRWKWQLWGIMAFSLIGRLLYQPFYEQYLTSTLYSQKSVTFPLSPIQVYYSIGSLRTTCWILATFAVLACGYSLVKFLAPKNQGKTTESIFALGCVIAIIADFMLRYVFYSIH; encoded by the coding sequence ATGAATGAATGGTCATTATTAATATTCACATTTATGATGAATGCGACCATTGGTCTTGCGCTAACAACCGGGCTTTTTGCTCGTCGCCTTTCTCATTATCTCAATGCAGAAAGCTACTATCGCTTTATGCTGTTAGCCTTATTTGTTATTTGTGGATTAGCTGGTTTAGGCTCTATCGCTTCAATTACTCACTTAGGTGTGCCATTAAATGCCCCTAATGCCATTAGAAATGTTTTTTCTGCTTGGTTAAGTCGTGAAGTTGCCGTCACTGCTATTTTTGTCGGTTGCCTAGGATTGACCTTTTTATGGCTCTGGCGCACTCGCAAACTCTCAATGCTGTTATTAAGTACCAGTATTCTGATTGGGCTATTTGATATTTATTGCATGGCATCGATTTATCGCCATACCTCCATTTTGACATGGATGGACCCTAATACTTACGTGATGTTCTTTGGCGCGATGTTAACACTTGGTGCCGCTATTTTCTTTTTACTGATCAAAGTATTACAACGCATAGGAAGTAAGTTAGGTATTGAGATACCACAAGACTCTCTCCCAATACGCTGGAAATGGCAATTATGGGGAATAATGGCATTTAGCTTAATCGGTCGGTTACTGTATCAACCTTTCTATGAGCAATATTTAACTAGCACGCTATATAGCCAAAAATCGGTGACATTCCCGTTATCACCTATTCAAGTGTATTACTCCATTGGTTCATTACGGACTACATGCTGGATCTTAGCAACCTTTGCAGTATTGGCTTGTGGCTATAGTTTAGTGAAATTCCTAGCCCCTAAAAATCAAGGTAAAACAACTGAGTCTATTTTTGCACTTGGCTGTGTTATCGCGATTATCGCTGACTTTATGTTGCGTTATGTTTTCTACTCAATTCACTAA
- a CDS encoding DMSO/selenate family reductase complex B subunit — MSKFIVYPAVSNKQLGFYIDSARCSGCKACQVACKDKNNLDVGRKFRRVYEITGGGYTRNPKGALVNNVFAYTLSISCNHCDDPICVKNCPTTAMHKREGDGIVMVDTDKCVGCGACAWSCPYGAPQMNPETKQMSKCDFCIDLQQKGEQPVCVATCPLGAIQFGPIDELRERYGDLDYVTGLPSPEITHPNLVINPHQGANNDGINNKGERK, encoded by the coding sequence ATGAGTAAATTTATCGTTTATCCCGCTGTGAGCAATAAACAGTTAGGATTTTATATCGACAGCGCTCGCTGTTCAGGTTGTAAGGCGTGTCAGGTTGCTTGTAAAGATAAAAACAACCTCGATGTTGGACGCAAATTTCGTCGTGTTTATGAAATCACTGGTGGCGGTTATACCCGCAATCCTAAAGGTGCGCTGGTTAATAATGTCTTTGCTTACACGTTGTCTATCTCTTGTAACCATTGTGACGACCCTATTTGCGTTAAAAACTGCCCAACCACGGCAATGCATAAACGTGAAGGTGACGGCATTGTCATGGTAGATACAGACAAATGTGTCGGTTGTGGTGCTTGTGCGTGGTCTTGCCCTTATGGCGCACCACAAATGAATCCAGAAACCAAACAGATGTCAAAATGCGACTTTTGTATCGATTTACAGCAAAAAGGTGAGCAACCTGTTTGTGTTGCAACTTGTCCGTTAGGTGCAATCCAATTTGGTCCTATTGATGAATTGCGTGAACGCTATGGCGATTTAGATTATGTCACAGGCTTGCCTTCCCCTGAAATAACACATCCAAACCTTGTTATTAACCCACATCAGGGTGCCAATAATGACGGAATTAATAATAAGGGAGAAAGAAAATGA